Proteins from a single region of Chryseomicrobium sp. FSL W7-1435:
- a CDS encoding DUF4230 domain-containing protein: protein MTNNKRMKELEKELEQLKREEAATYVESPGRARSVGKPFKLTKWIPLLIGIVVILLAINFVRTFEFGSLIGSVSSESKSAFVERLQENEELVTAEGYLKTVIQKEDFKTLPFDLKIPGTTRQILIIFPGQVQAGIDLSAISEQDIELDEETKTARFTIPKPVILGEPTLFMDRVQVFSNTGLLAEGLDAAESFEIAAEAQELMKEEAASSGLLALAETNAEKVLQDMFQLVEYDVTIEFEE, encoded by the coding sequence ATGACGAACAACAAGCGGATGAAAGAACTTGAAAAGGAATTGGAACAGTTAAAGAGAGAAGAAGCAGCTACTTATGTAGAGTCACCAGGAAGGGCTCGAAGTGTCGGCAAACCTTTTAAACTTACGAAGTGGATTCCTCTTTTAATAGGAATTGTAGTCATACTGCTAGCTATAAATTTTGTACGAACGTTTGAGTTTGGCTCGTTAATTGGATCAGTTTCAAGTGAAAGTAAAAGTGCTTTTGTTGAACGTTTGCAAGAAAATGAAGAATTAGTAACAGCAGAGGGTTATTTGAAAACGGTTATTCAAAAAGAAGATTTTAAAACATTACCTTTTGATTTAAAGATTCCAGGTACAACACGTCAAATTTTAATTATCTTCCCGGGACAAGTTCAAGCAGGAATTGATTTGTCAGCTATCTCTGAACAAGATATTGAGTTAGATGAAGAAACTAAAACAGCTCGATTTACTATTCCAAAGCCAGTGATTTTAGGGGAGCCAACACTTTTCATGGATCGAGTTCAAGTGTTCTCTAATACAGGTCTGCTAGCAGAGGGATTAGATGCTGCGGAGTCGTTTGAAATTGCAGCTGAGGCGCAGGAATTAATGAAGGAGGAAGCTGCTTCAAGTGGATTATTGGCTTTAGCCGAAACAAACGCCGAAAAAGTCTTACAAGATATGTTCCAACTAGTTGAGTA
- the thiD gene encoding bifunctional hydroxymethylpyrimidine kinase/phosphomethylpyrimidine kinase, which yields MSIKKTLTIAGSDTSGGAGIQADLKAFQEHGTYGMTALTVVVTMDPDNGWSHGVYSLPTDVLKSQIKTALSTGVDAIKTGMLSTEEIIEIAGKAIQEAGVANVVIDPVMVCKGEDEVLNPGTVDAMIEHLLPHAKVVTPNLFEAGQLSGLGALKTIEDMKAAAEKIHELGAQNVIIKGGKQLKHEKAVDLFYNGDTFTLLETEKTPTTYNHGAGCTFAASITANLANGMTVEDAVFEAKEFVSAAIKNGWKLNDYVGPVLHGAKSIHGAPTVTTSQI from the coding sequence ATGTCAATCAAGAAAACTCTTACAATTGCAGGTTCTGATACATCAGGTGGCGCAGGAATTCAAGCGGACTTGAAAGCCTTCCAAGAGCACGGAACATACGGTATGACTGCTTTAACAGTAGTGGTTACGATGGATCCTGATAATGGCTGGAGCCATGGTGTTTACTCCTTACCAACAGATGTACTGAAATCTCAAATTAAAACGGCTCTATCTACTGGTGTAGATGCTATCAAGACGGGAATGCTCAGCACAGAAGAAATTATTGAAATTGCTGGTAAGGCGATTCAAGAGGCTGGCGTTGCAAACGTAGTTATCGATCCTGTTATGGTTTGTAAAGGCGAGGACGAAGTATTGAACCCTGGTACTGTTGACGCTATGATTGAACATTTATTGCCACACGCAAAAGTTGTTACACCCAACTTGTTTGAAGCGGGTCAACTTTCTGGCCTTGGCGCATTAAAAACAATTGAAGACATGAAAGCGGCTGCTGAGAAGATTCACGAGTTGGGCGCTCAAAATGTCATCATTAAGGGCGGCAAACAATTAAAGCATGAAAAAGCAGTCGACTTGTTCTACAACGGTGACACGTTCACTCTTTTAGAAACAGAAAAAACACCAACAACTTATAACCACGGTGCTGGCTGTACGTTTGCAGCTTCCATCACAGCGAACTTAGCAAATGGTATGACGGTTGAAGATGCTGTATTTGAAGCAAAAGAATTTGTTTCAGCCGCTATTAAAAATGGCTGGAAGCTAAATGACTATGTGGGACCTGTTCTCCATGGTGCAAAGAGCATTCACGGCGCTCCAACAGTCACAACATCACAAATCTAG
- a CDS encoding YojF family protein, whose protein sequence is METVQIEILQQHLDRFAGEDVFIHLETTNGAYANHFNQEVFNAGAFIRNVQLRYELAKVVGDAPHRVGLKLPNGWVYAQGITHFEIDDHDRLLLAGHDYSGKLAVALQISRTPFAY, encoded by the coding sequence ATGGAGACTGTTCAGATCGAAATATTGCAACAACACCTTGACCGCTTTGCGGGCGAGGACGTCTTCATCCATTTAGAAACTACAAACGGTGCCTATGCGAACCACTTCAATCAAGAAGTGTTTAATGCGGGTGCCTTCATCCGAAATGTTCAACTGCGTTATGAGTTGGCAAAAGTTGTAGGCGATGCCCCTCACCGAGTAGGTCTGAAGTTGCCGAATGGTTGGGTTTACGCGCAAGGAATCACACATTTTGAAATCGATGATCACGACCGCCTTTTGCTAGCCGGCCATGATTATAGCGGAAAGCTTGCGGTCGCTCTTCAGATCAGCCGCACGCCTTTTGCTTACTAA